Proteins encoded by one window of Aphidius gifuensis isolate YNYX2018 linkage group LG2, ASM1490517v1, whole genome shotgun sequence:
- the LOC122848628 gene encoding putative uncharacterized protein DDB_G0282499: MSTMNNTCTSVKLCKWILLLFSCVTAVPLNLNEEFETSFNDLNSNQSNDHLGSAINIHISEFDGERKVIIDSDDHVNHLLNTTMNKNNIPISIVTFNKYQNIMNKSLFNLQFKIDKITSKIDTLELILNKKLLINKHDFNDKNISINQVENIVKKFTNDSSSRSKRKSENNNIKKYKKPHILSLYANFLPESFGNDRGNLLRRSKRTKRDINEKINEWLIASPQLQQQFLRKWLDSKYYQQNNNNNEKNVNYFYHLPSKTSSLTSASQYKKNFNIENDNMYESTSESSSSSSTFDMDFDHFYDSIADDTDESSELLTPVDNQMPTTTESIWDILWT; the protein is encoded by the exons aTGTCAACGATGAATAATACTTGTACATCTG taaaattgtgtaaatggATTTTGCTATTATTTAGTTGTGTTACGGCAGTACcactaaatttaaatgaagaaTTTGAGACatcttttaatgatttaaactCAAATCAAAGTAATGACCACCTTGGATCAGCAATAAATATTCACATCAGTGAATTTGATGGTGAACGTAAAGTTATTATCGATTCTGACGATCATGTCAATCATTTACTCAATACCaccatgaataaaaataatataccaatATCAATTGtcacatttaataaatatcaaaatataatgaacaagagtttgtttaatttacaatttaaaattgataaaataacgtCAAAAATTGATACACTTGagttgatattaaataaaaaattattaataaataaacatgattttaatgataaaaatatatcaattaatcaagtggaaaatattgttaaaaaatttacaaatgattcatcatcacgttcaaaaagaaaaagtgaaaataataatattaaaaaatataaaaaacctcatattttatcattgtatGCAAATTTTTTGCCTGAATCATTTGGCAATGACAGAGGTAATTTACTTCGTCGATCAAAACGTACTAAAAgagatataaatgaaaaaataaatgaatggcTAATTGCCTCAccacaattacaacaacaatttttacgTAAATGGCttgattcaaaatattatcaacaaaataataataacaacgaaaaaaatgtaaattatttttatcatttaccaTCAAAAACATCATCATTGACATCTGCAtcacagtataaaaaaaattttaatattgaaaatgataatatgtATGAATCAACAAGtgaatcatcatcttcatcatcaacatttgaCATGGATTTTGATCATTTTTATGATAGTATTGCTGATGATACCGATGAGTCATCTGAATTATTAACACCTGTAGACAATCAAATGCCTACCACTACTGAATCAATATGGGATATTCTTTggacatga
- the LOC122848627 gene encoding uncharacterized protein CG3556: MYTKNMWGRANMAGVVLLLVSACALVHAEVSGELIATIEIEAEAILERATTWLWNQRDKDAGWGNDTHRVLLALRLANLSRDDNLPSPASLDMQLSGKQMELEIVLLLWRHREVGFSAVNLARYTLTLNSLCIDPRQFYGHDLIGTLQHHEPSSDYDFSLTTLAACSAEAHIRKRQIRRLLDIANAAQYHNVDTIAMVVLALRCIVQDHRHRNLHHFVRKPSLGLAQRQRLDGSFGDLRTTVLAMQALEEIQNEPADNWNKSAALSWLSSRQQPDGSFDGDVYLTTETVLGIAPRSLATIRTLDCGQTDSSSSRILSNNVTASDNHGEILFLSSTRETNVERNITNYDNTIMTASPNNNHMINISYTLWLGTNETYHLTVTAPKNETFYGVMLLAAEMSPHFKFSASEWPNGHYVHTLAGYKEEPMSYHYWLLYRLPSPPDLKSPPGNQLVAPGGVDDLEISEGEHYLFWYKKL, encoded by the exons at GTATACTAAAAACATGTGGGGACGAGCTAATATGGCTGGAGTTGTTCTCCTTCTTGTATCGGCATGTGCTCTGGTTCATGCTGAAG tAAGTGGTGAATTGATAGCGACAATTGAGATTGAAGCAGAAGCAATATTAGAACGTGCAACCACGTGGCTTTGGAATCAAAGAGACAAAGATGCTGGTTGGGGCAATGACACCCATAGAGTTTTATTGGCATTACGTCTTGCAAATCTTTCACGTGATGATAATTTACCCTCACCAGCTTCTCTTGATATGCAACTCAGTGGCAAACAAATGGAACTTGAAATTGTACTTTTATTATGgag gcACAGAGAAGTTGGTTTTTCAGCAGTTAATTTAGCAAGATATACACTGACATTAAATTCACTGTGTATTGATCCACGTCAATTTTATGGTCATGATTTAATTGGTACATTGCAACATCATGAACCATCAAGTGATTATGATTTTTCACTGACAACACTTGCAGCATGTAGTGCTGAGGCTCATATTAGAAAACGACAAATACGTAGACTTCTTGATATTGCTAATGCAGCACAATATCACAATGTTG atACAATTGCCATGGTTGTTCTTGCTTTACGTTGTATTGTTCAAGACCATCGTCATCGAAATCTTCATCATTTTGTAAGAAAACCATCATTAGGTTTGGCTCAACGTCAACGATTGGATGGAAGTTTTGGTGATTTACGTACAACTGTATTGGCAATGCAAGCACTTGAAGAAATTCAAAATGAACCAGCAGACAATTGGAATAAATCAGCAGCACTTTCTTGGCTCAGTTCACGTCAACAGCCTGATGGTTCATTTGATGGtgatgtttatttaacaactgAAACTGTATTGGGCATTGCACCAAGATCACTTGCCACAATAAGAACATTGGATTGTGGACAAACTGATTCTTCATCATCACGTATTCTATCAAAcaatg tAACAGCATCAGATAATCAtggagaaatattatttttatcaagtacaAGAGAAACAAATGTTGAaagaaatattacaaattatgATAATACAATTATGACAGCATcaccaaataataatcatatgattaatatttcatatacaCTTTGGCTTGGAACAAATGAAACTTATCATTTAACTGTAACAGCACcaaaaaatgaaacattttATGGAGTTATGCTGTTGGCAGCTGAAATGTCAccacattttaaattttcagcaTCTGAATGGCCAAATGGTCACTATGTTCATACACTTGCTGGTTACAAAGAAGAACCAATGTCATATCATTATTGGTTACTTTATAGACTTCCATCACCACCAGATTTAAAATCACCACCTGGAAATCAGCTTGTTGCACCTGGAg GTGTGGACGATCTTGAAATCAGCGAAGGCGAGCACTATCTTTTTTGGTATAAAAAACTGTAA
- the LOC122849415 gene encoding PAXIP1-associated glutamate-rich protein 1: MEMNEEDWCVECSDDEKYENDPKEGWSLKPDDIVNVINKLECNNHILELEWKCPGRRPLSPVPSNNHQQDHLPEFLDSLVADEKDDFDFMDEMSSPRLPVRRIGESTPKGSAKKKTASFTGVVTNLLRQRRFEQQEINSNPKKNDSITPCMKPQST; encoded by the exons atggaAATGAACGAAGAGGATTGGTGTGTTGAGTGttctgatgatgaaaaatatgaaaatgatcCAAAG gAAGGATGGTCATTGAAGCCAGATGACATtgttaatgttattaataaattagaatGTAACAATCATATTTTGGAGTTGGAATGGAAATGTCCTGGTAGACGTCCATTGTCACCAGTGCCATCAAACAATCATCAACAAGATCATTTGCCTGAATTtct tgatTCATTGGTAGCTGATGAAAAAgatgattttgattttatggATGAAATGTCATCACCAAGATTACCAGTCAGAAGAATTGGTGAATCAACACCAAAAGGtagtgctaaaaaaaaaacagcaagtTTTACTGGTGTTGTGACAAATTTACTACGTCAAAGACGATTTGAACAAcaagaaattaattcaaatcctaaaaaaaatgattcaattaCACCTTGTATGAAACCGCAATCaacgtaa
- the LOC122848630 gene encoding gustatory receptor for sugar taste 43a-like codes for MSWDARMPRPRFSVSGKNRGNKTQVTMTKPITSDIYQGLFPIYHLSKGLGLLPVRFLSQAFGKYIGRIYTIDIIYGVCLLLLFIGAEIYGLHRDLRDGWVNSTRLKHQTALNVTIGDVFAVALLAAVAVAPFRWKYIQEIMTRLSEADEKLSYITPRKTKKFAIILTACALSYLIFISCLDVYSWDRQTKLKRKMPDKGPINYSPIYFLYIQAMMIEIQYTVATYNLNERFLRLNKNLESLLKYSKKMMKTNFHLIRETREQSKLAGYLRSDNETRNVGRAIRTTKISDWITSDGDETRDMVESISQLITVHSSLCDTNILINKAFGLPILVVAITCLLHLIITPYFLMMEANSDREMLFISVQLLWCALHVFRMLMVVQPCYATTTNSKKTAILVSQLLSTTWDSEICKQLEYFSLQLIHRPLDFSACGLFSLDRGLVTSMAGAVTTYLVILIQFQKADDTKDTSNMLKNATLLLRNVSSLHNSTALRTF; via the exons ATGTCTTGGGATGCTAGAATGCCTAGACCAA gATTCTCAGTCAGTGGAAAAAATCGTGGCAATAAGACACAAGTAACCATGACGAAGCCAATAACATCAGATATTTATCAAGGATTATTTCCAATTTATCATTTGAGCAAAGGTCTAGGACTTTTACCAGTCAGATTTTTATCACAAGCATTTGGAAAATACATTGGTCGTATTTATACAATTGACATTATATACGg tgtttgtctgttattattatttattggagCTGAGATATATGGTCTTCACAGAGACCTGAGAGATGGTTGGGTCAACAGTACAAGATTAAAACATCAAACTGCATTAAATGTTACAATTGGTGATGTTTTTGCTGTTGCATTATTGGCAGCTGTTGCAGTTGCACCATTTAGATGgaaatatatacaagaaaTTATGACACGTCTTAGTGAA gCTGATGAAAAATTGAGTTATATAACaccaagaaaaacaaaaaaatttgcaataatATTAACAGCTTGTGCTTTGtcgtatttaatatttatatcatgTCTTGATGTATATTCTTGGGATcgacaaacaaaattaaaaagaaaaatgccTGATAAAGGGCCAATTAATTATtcaccaatatattttttatatattcaagcGATGATGATTGAAATACAATATACAGTTGCaacttataatttaaatgaacgGTTTTTAAggcttaataaaaatttagagagtttattaaaatacagtaaaaaaatgatgaaaacaaattttcatttgataagaGAAACAAGAGAACAAAGTAAATTAGCTGGATACTTGAGATCAGATAATGAAACAAGGAATGTTGGAAGAGCTATtagaacaacaaaaatatctgACTGGATAACTAGTGATGGAGAtg AAACTCGTGATATGGTTGAATCAATATCACAATTAATAACAGTTCATTCATCATTGTGTGACAcgaatatattgataaacaaagCATTTGGTTTACCAATTCTTGTTGTTGCAATAACTTGTCTCcttcatttgataataacaccatattttttgatgatggaAGCAAATTCAGATCGTGAAATGCTTTTTATAAGTGTACAATTACTTTGGTGTGCTCTTCATGTATTTAGAATGTTAATGGTTGTTCAACCGTGCtatgcaacaacaacaaattcaaaaaaaacagcaattcTTGTTAGTCAATTATTAAGTACCACATGGGATTCAGAAATTTGTAaacaacttgaatatttttcacttcAATTAATACACAGACCATTAGATTTTTCTGCTTGTGGATTATTTTCATTGGATCGTGGATTAGTTACATCt atggCTGGTGCTGTTACGACGTATCTTGTTATTTTAATCCAATTTCAAAAAGCTGATGATACCAAAGACACAAGTAATATGCTAAAAAATGCAACTTTATTATTGAGAAATGTCTCGTCACTTCACAATTCAACTGCACTAAGAACTTTTTAa
- the LOC122848634 gene encoding elongation factor Tu-like: MALVLARAISIPVIRRTLRHIVYSHHFLKCQQKQVGEKESLPKIQTRFYAEEREHIGEKPHCNIGTIGHANHGKSTLTAAITKILSKNGLATSKSYNAAEENSVGIKINVTQVEYETDNRHYTHTDYPKNVDYIKNMIIGTEQIDGAILVVAANEGIMSQTRKHLILSKQIGVEHIIVFINKVDVANIEGIKFVEMEIRKLLSEMGFNSNKTPIVKGSALCALKGKNNEIGYRAIIKLLSELDNFIPTPVRDLDKPFLMPVEGAYSSSGHDTVVIGKLKRGIIKKGMTCEFVGINKTFTSVITGFNMFPTTLNEAHAGDQVGVLISGVKKDQVRGMVMCEPGSITTHDHIEAQVYIHTSEEGGKNRALSNFIRLQMFCKSWDCCVEINIPKEQLAMPGEDVTMQLKLLRPMVLEKGERFTLRDASTTLGTGVISSVLKNLNKQQRSNLLEIKENDKKKGENSSFWKKIFSELNRSKRFWWEVLGLIVTGTFGWLCYKIKLSQHEKKLPKEIDQLDLLNTKLRKELNEKDEERMRELKEKLIKVLDLIIIYMEKK, encoded by the exons atggcTTTGGTATTAGCTCGAGCTATTTCAATTCcag TTATTCGCAGAACACTGAGACACATTGTCTATagtcatcattttttaaaatgt caACAAAAACAAGTTGGTGAAAAAGAATCATTACCAAAAATTCAAACTCGTTTTTATGCTGAAGAAAGAGAACATATTGGTGAAAAACCTCATTGTAATATTGGTACAATAGGTCATGCTAATCATGGAAAGTCAACACTAACAGCagcaataacaaaaatattatctaaaaatgGTTTAGCAACATCAAAAAGTTATAATGCAGCAGAAGAGAATTCAGTtggcataaaaataaatgttactCAAGTTGAATATGAAACAGACAATCGTCATTATACACATACTGATTATCCAAAAAATgttgattatattaaaaatatgattattggCACAGAACAAATTGATGGTGCAATACTTGTTGTTGCTGCAAATGAAGGTATTATGTCACAAACAcgtaaacatttaatattatcaaaacaaattgGAGTTGAacatattattgtttttataaataaagttgATGTTGCTAATATTGAAGgaattaaatttgttgaaatgGAAATACGCAAACTGTTATCTGAAATGGgttttaatagtaataaaacaCCAATTGTTAAAGGCAGTGCATTATGTGCACttaaaggtaaaaataatgaaattgggTATCGTGCtataataaaactattaagTGAACTGGATAATTTTATACCAACACCAGTTAGAGATTTAGACAAACCATTTCTAATGCCAGTTGAAGGTGCATATTCATCATCTGGACATGATACTGTTGtcattggaaaattaaaacgtggaattattaaaaaaggaaTGACTTGTGAATTTGTtggtattaataaaacatttaccAGTGTGATAACTGGTTTTAATATGTTTCCTACAACATTAAATGAGGCACATGCTGGTGATCAAGTTGGTGTCCTCATTAGTGGGGTTAAAAAAGATCAAGTAAGAGGAATGGTTATGTGTGAACCAGGTAGTATAACAACACATGACCATATTGAAGCACAAGTCTATATTCACACATCTGAGGAAGGAGGTAAAAACAGAGCTTTATCCAATTTTATACGATTACAAATGTTCTGTAAATCATGGGATTGTTGtgttgaaattaatattccaAAAGAACAATTGGCTATGCCTGGTGAAGATGTTAC aatgcaattgaaattattgaggCCAATGGTTTTAGAAAAAGGAGAGCGTTTTACTCTTCGTGATGCTTCAACAACACTTGGTACTGGTGTCATAtcaagtgttttaaaaaatcttaataaacaacaaagaTCAAATCTcttagaaataaaagaaaatgataagaaaaaaggGGAAAACTCAAGTttctggaaaaaaattttttcagaatTAAATCGTTCAAAAAGATTCTGGTGGGAGGTTTTGGGTTTAATTGTAACAGGCACTTTTGGATGGCTTTGTTACAAGATAAAGCTTTCCCAGCATGAAAAGAAACTTCCAAAAGAAATTGATCaacttgatttattaaatacaaaattacgcaaagaattgaatgaaaaagatGAGGAAAGAATGAGAGAATTGAAAGAAAAGCTCATAAAAGTTCTAGACttaatcatcatttatatggaaaaaaaataa